A genome region from Pseudorca crassidens isolate mPseCra1 chromosome 20, mPseCra1.hap1, whole genome shotgun sequence includes the following:
- the PPP1R12C gene encoding protein phosphatase 1 regulatory subunit 12C isoform X5, with translation MSGEDGPGAGSGAAAAAARERRREQLRQWGARAGAEPGPGERRARTVRFERAAEFLAACAGGDLDEARLMLRAADPGPGAELDPAAPPPARAVLDSTNADGISALHQACIDENLEVVRFLVEQGATVNQADNEGWTPLHVAASCGYLDIARYLLSHGANIAAVNSDGDLPLDLAESDAMEGLLKVEIARRGVDVEAAKRAEEELLLHDTRCWLNGGAMPEARHPRTGASALHVAAAKGYIEVMRLLLQAGYDPELRDGDGWTPLHAAAHWGVEDACRLLAEHGGGMDSLTHAGQRPCDLADEEVLSLLEELARKQEALRNQKEASQSRGQEPQGPSSSKHRRSSVCRLSSREKISLQDLSKERRPGGAGGAPIRDEDEGEEGPSEPPPAESRTLNGVSSPPPSSPRSPMTPDEAPFSTRFGLQKTGSSGALGPAERRGAEGASGAGLQRSASSSRLEGTYTQAREPRLARITPTPSRKVPESSAPSEISRPPPPLGNSTHASRIPEPESPVKPNVPVASAAPPADSRDRRRSYQMPVRDEESESQRKARSRLMRQSRRSTQGVTLTDLKEAEKAAGKAPEPEKSCLQSLDPSRRPRVPGVENSDGPAQRAEAPDGQGQGPQAAEEHRRVSKEWRGPAEGEEAEPAPADRSPGSSTPEGGPSSRRQRDLNPEPEPESEEPDGGFRKLYAELRSENERLREALTETTLQLAQLKVELERATQRQERFAERPALLELERFERRALERKAAELEEELKALSDLRADNQRLKDENAALIRVISKLSK, from the exons ATGTCGGGCGAGGATGGCCCGGGGGCGGGCTccggggcggcggcggcagcggcccgCGAGCGGCGGCGGGAGCAGCTGCGGCAGTGGGGGGCGCGGGCGGGCGCCGAACCGGGCCCCGGGGAGCGGCGCGCCCGCACCGTGCGCTTCGAGCGCGCCGCCGAGTTCCTGGCGGCCTGCGCGGGCGGCGATCTGGACGAGGCGCGCCTGATGCTGCGCGCGGCCGACCCCGGACCGGGCGCCGAGCTCGACCCTGCtgccccgccgcccgcccgcgcaGTGCTGGACTCCACCAACGCCGACGGCATCAGCGCCCTGCACCAG GCCTGCATCGACGAGAACCTGGAGGTGGTGCGCTTCCTGGTGGAGCAGGGTGCCACGGTGAACCAGGCAGATAATGAGGGCTGGACACCCCTGCATGTGGCCGCCTCCTGTGGTTACCTGGACATCGCCAG GTACCTACTGAGCCACGGGGCCAACATCGCCGCGGTGAACAGTGATGGGGACCTGCCTCTGGACCTGGCCGAGTCTGATGCCATGGAGGGGCTGCTGAAGGTGGAGATTGCCCGCCGAG GTGTGGATGTTGAAGCAGCCAAACGGGCCGAGGAGGAGTTGCTGCTTCACGACACAAGGTGCTGGCTGAACGGGGGCGCCATGCCAGAGGCCCGGCACCCCCGCACGGGGGCCTCTGCCCTGCACGTGGCCGCCGCCAAGGGCTACATTGAAGTGATGAG GCTGCTGCTTCAGGCCGGCTACGACCCGGAGCTGCGGGATGGGGACGGCTGGACGCCCCTGCACGCCGCAGCCCACTGGGGCGTGGAGGACGCCTGCCGCCTGCTGGCGGAGCACGGCGGGGGCATGGACTCGCTGACGCACGCG gggcAGCGTCCCTGTGATCTAGCGGATGAGGAGGTGCTGAGCCTGCTGGAGGAGCTGGCCCGGAAGCAGGAGGCC CTTCGGAACCAAAAGGAAGCTTCCCAGAGCAGGGGCCAGGAGCCCCAGGGGCCCTCCAGCAGCAAACACCGAAG gAGCTCTGTATGTCGTCTGAGCAGCCGTGAGAAGATCTCCCTCCAGGACTTGTCCAAGGAGCGCCGGCCTGGTGGGGCAGGGGGGGCCCCAATCCGGGACGAGGATGAGGGAGAAGAAGGCCCCTcag AGCCACCCCCTGCAGAATCCAGAACGCTCAACGGGGTCTCCTCCCCGCCACCCTCTAGCCCCAGGAGCCCCATG ACCCCCGACGAGGCCCCCTTCTCCACGCGCTTTGGCCTCCAGAAGACGGGGAGCTCTGGGGCCCTAGGCCCTGCGGAGAGGCGGGGCGCCGAGGGTGCCTCGGGGGCTGGGCTGCAGCGCTCCGCCTCCTCCTCGCGGCTGGAAGGGACCTACACTCAG GCCAGGGAGCCCCGTCTTGCCAGAattacccccaccccctcccggaAGGTGCCGGAGTCCTCTGCCCC GTCTGAGATCTCCAGGCCTCCTCCTCCCTTGGGTAACTCCACTCATGCCTCCAGGATTCCGGAGCCCGAATCCCCAGTGAAGCCAAATGTCCCCGTAGCCTCTGCAGCGCCCCCAGCGGACTCCCGCGACCGCCGGAG GTCCTACCAGATGCCTGTACGGGACGAGGAGTCTGAATCTCAGCGGAAAGCTCGCTCTCGCCTCATGCGCCAGTCTCGGAGGTCCACGCAG GGTGTGACTCTGACAGACCTTAAAGAAGCAGAGAAGGCTGCAGGAAAGGCCCCGGAGCCAGAGAAGTCGTGCCTGCAAAGCCTG GACCCTTCCCGGCGACCCCGAGTCCCCGGGGTCGAGAACTCTGATGGCCCTGCCCAGAGAG cagaggCGCCTGACGGCCAAGGGCAAGGACCACAGGCCGCCGAGGAGCACCGCAGAGTCAGCAAGGAGTGGCGGGGACCTGCCGAG GGGGAGGAGGCGGAGCCGGCGCCTGCAGACCGCAGCCCAGGATCCAG CACTCCCGAGGGCGGCCCCTCTTCCCGCAGGCAGCGGGACCTCAACCCAGAACCAGAGCCAGAATCAGAAGAGCCTGATGGAGGCTTCAGGAAG CTGTATGCAGAGCTGCGCAGTGAGAACGAACGACTTCGCGAGGCCCTGACCGAGACCACACTGCAGCTGGCGCAGCTCAAGGTGGAGCTGGAGCGTGCCACGCAG AGGCAGGAGCGATTTGCAGAGAGGCCCGCCCTTCTGGAGCTGGAGAGATTC GAGCGCAGGGCCCTGGAGCGGAAGGCagcggagctggaggaggagctgaAG GCCCTGTCCGACCTCCGGGCTGACAACCAGCGACTCAAGGATGAGAACGCAGCCCTGATTCGCGTCATCAGCAAACTCTCCAAGTGA
- the PPP1R12C gene encoding protein phosphatase 1 regulatory subunit 12C isoform X4, with the protein MSGEDGPGAGSGAAAAAARERRREQLRQWGARAGAEPGPGERRARTVRFERAAEFLAACAGGDLDEARLMLRAADPGPGAELDPAAPPPARAVLDSTNADGISALHQACIDENLEVVRFLVEQGATVNQADNEGWTPLHVAASCGYLDIARYLLSHGANIAAVNSDGDLPLDLAESDAMEGLLKVEIARRGVDVEAAKRAEEELLLHDTRCWLNGGAMPEARHPRTGASALHVAAAKGYIEVMRLLLQAGYDPELRDGDGWTPLHAAAHWGVEDACRLLAEHGGGMDSLTHAGQRPCDLADEEVLSLLEELARKQEALRNQKEASQSRGQEPQGPSSSKHRRSSVCRLSSREKISLQDLSKERRPGGAGGAPIRDEDEGEEGPSEPPPAESRTLNGVSSPPPSSPRSPMTPDEAPFSTRFGLQKTGSSGALGPAERRGAEGASGAGLQRSASSSRLEGTYTQAREPRLARITPTPSRKVPESSAPIPEPESPVKPNVPVASAAPPADSRDRRRSYQMPVRDEESESQRKARSRLMRQSRRSTQGVTLTDLKEAEKAAGKAPEPEKSCLQSLDPSRRPRVPGVENSDGPAQRAEAPDGQGQGPQAAEEHRRVSKEWRGPAEGEEAEPAPADRSPGSSTPEGGPSSRRQRDLNPEPEPESEEPDGGFRKLYAELRSENERLREALTETTLQLAQLKVELERATQVRTPRPWRWWELAGVPVLAPDPWERQERFAERPALLELERFERRALERKAAELEEELKALSDLRADNQRLKDENAALIRVISKLSK; encoded by the exons ATGTCGGGCGAGGATGGCCCGGGGGCGGGCTccggggcggcggcggcagcggcccgCGAGCGGCGGCGGGAGCAGCTGCGGCAGTGGGGGGCGCGGGCGGGCGCCGAACCGGGCCCCGGGGAGCGGCGCGCCCGCACCGTGCGCTTCGAGCGCGCCGCCGAGTTCCTGGCGGCCTGCGCGGGCGGCGATCTGGACGAGGCGCGCCTGATGCTGCGCGCGGCCGACCCCGGACCGGGCGCCGAGCTCGACCCTGCtgccccgccgcccgcccgcgcaGTGCTGGACTCCACCAACGCCGACGGCATCAGCGCCCTGCACCAG GCCTGCATCGACGAGAACCTGGAGGTGGTGCGCTTCCTGGTGGAGCAGGGTGCCACGGTGAACCAGGCAGATAATGAGGGCTGGACACCCCTGCATGTGGCCGCCTCCTGTGGTTACCTGGACATCGCCAG GTACCTACTGAGCCACGGGGCCAACATCGCCGCGGTGAACAGTGATGGGGACCTGCCTCTGGACCTGGCCGAGTCTGATGCCATGGAGGGGCTGCTGAAGGTGGAGATTGCCCGCCGAG GTGTGGATGTTGAAGCAGCCAAACGGGCCGAGGAGGAGTTGCTGCTTCACGACACAAGGTGCTGGCTGAACGGGGGCGCCATGCCAGAGGCCCGGCACCCCCGCACGGGGGCCTCTGCCCTGCACGTGGCCGCCGCCAAGGGCTACATTGAAGTGATGAG GCTGCTGCTTCAGGCCGGCTACGACCCGGAGCTGCGGGATGGGGACGGCTGGACGCCCCTGCACGCCGCAGCCCACTGGGGCGTGGAGGACGCCTGCCGCCTGCTGGCGGAGCACGGCGGGGGCATGGACTCGCTGACGCACGCG gggcAGCGTCCCTGTGATCTAGCGGATGAGGAGGTGCTGAGCCTGCTGGAGGAGCTGGCCCGGAAGCAGGAGGCC CTTCGGAACCAAAAGGAAGCTTCCCAGAGCAGGGGCCAGGAGCCCCAGGGGCCCTCCAGCAGCAAACACCGAAG gAGCTCTGTATGTCGTCTGAGCAGCCGTGAGAAGATCTCCCTCCAGGACTTGTCCAAGGAGCGCCGGCCTGGTGGGGCAGGGGGGGCCCCAATCCGGGACGAGGATGAGGGAGAAGAAGGCCCCTcag AGCCACCCCCTGCAGAATCCAGAACGCTCAACGGGGTCTCCTCCCCGCCACCCTCTAGCCCCAGGAGCCCCATG ACCCCCGACGAGGCCCCCTTCTCCACGCGCTTTGGCCTCCAGAAGACGGGGAGCTCTGGGGCCCTAGGCCCTGCGGAGAGGCGGGGCGCCGAGGGTGCCTCGGGGGCTGGGCTGCAGCGCTCCGCCTCCTCCTCGCGGCTGGAAGGGACCTACACTCAG GCCAGGGAGCCCCGTCTTGCCAGAattacccccaccccctcccggaAGGTGCCGGAGTCCTCTGCCCC GATTCCGGAGCCCGAATCCCCAGTGAAGCCAAATGTCCCCGTAGCCTCTGCAGCGCCCCCAGCGGACTCCCGCGACCGCCGGAG GTCCTACCAGATGCCTGTACGGGACGAGGAGTCTGAATCTCAGCGGAAAGCTCGCTCTCGCCTCATGCGCCAGTCTCGGAGGTCCACGCAG GGTGTGACTCTGACAGACCTTAAAGAAGCAGAGAAGGCTGCAGGAAAGGCCCCGGAGCCAGAGAAGTCGTGCCTGCAAAGCCTG GACCCTTCCCGGCGACCCCGAGTCCCCGGGGTCGAGAACTCTGATGGCCCTGCCCAGAGAG cagaggCGCCTGACGGCCAAGGGCAAGGACCACAGGCCGCCGAGGAGCACCGCAGAGTCAGCAAGGAGTGGCGGGGACCTGCCGAG GGGGAGGAGGCGGAGCCGGCGCCTGCAGACCGCAGCCCAGGATCCAG CACTCCCGAGGGCGGCCCCTCTTCCCGCAGGCAGCGGGACCTCAACCCAGAACCAGAGCCAGAATCAGAAGAGCCTGATGGAGGCTTCAGGAAG CTGTATGCAGAGCTGCGCAGTGAGAACGAACGACTTCGCGAGGCCCTGACCGAGACCACACTGCAGCTGGCGCAGCTCAAGGTGGAGCTGGAGCGTGCCACGCAGGTGAGGACGCCGCGGCCCTGGAGGTGGTGGGAATTGGCCGGCGTGCCAGTGCTGGCTCCGGATCCCTGGGAG AGGCAGGAGCGATTTGCAGAGAGGCCCGCCCTTCTGGAGCTGGAGAGATTC GAGCGCAGGGCCCTGGAGCGGAAGGCagcggagctggaggaggagctgaAG GCCCTGTCCGACCTCCGGGCTGACAACCAGCGACTCAAGGATGAGAACGCAGCCCTGATTCGCGTCATCAGCAAACTCTCCAAGTGA
- the PPP1R12C gene encoding protein phosphatase 1 regulatory subunit 12C isoform X2: MSGEDGPGAGSGAAAAAARERRREQLRQWGARAGAEPGPGERRARTVRFERAAEFLAACAGGDLDEARLMLRAADPGPGAELDPAAPPPARAVLDSTNADGISALHQACIDENLEVVRFLVEQGATVNQADNEGWTPLHVAASCGYLDIARYLLSHGANIAAVNSDGDLPLDLAESDAMEGLLKVEIARRGVDVEAAKRAEEELLLHDTRCWLNGGAMPEARHPRTGASALHVAAAKGYIEVMRLLLQAGYDPELRDGDGWTPLHAAAHWGVEDACRLLAEHGGGMDSLTHAGQRPCDLADEEVLSLLEELARKQEALRNQKEASQSRGQEPQGPSSSKHRRSSVCRLSSREKISLQDLSKERRPGGAGGAPIRDEDEGEEGPSEPPPAESRTLNGVSSPPPSSPRSPMTPDEAPFSTRFGLQKTGSSGALGPAERRGAEGASGAGLQRSASSSRLEGTYTQAREPRLARITPTPSRKVPESSAPSEISRPPPPLGNSTHASRIPEPESPVKPNVPVASAAPPADSRDRRRSYQMPVRDEESESQRKARSRLMRQSRRSTQGVTLTDLKEAEKAAGKAPEPEKSCLQSLDPSRRPRVPGVENSDGPAQREAPDGQGQGPQAAEEHRRVSKEWRGPAEGEEAEPAPADRSPGSSTPEGGPSSRRQRDLNPEPEPESEEPDGGFRKLYAELRSENERLREALTETTLQLAQLKVELERATQVRTPRPWRWWELAGVPVLAPDPWERQERFAERPALLELERFERRALERKAAELEEELKALSDLRADNQRLKDENAALIRVISKLSK, from the exons ATGTCGGGCGAGGATGGCCCGGGGGCGGGCTccggggcggcggcggcagcggcccgCGAGCGGCGGCGGGAGCAGCTGCGGCAGTGGGGGGCGCGGGCGGGCGCCGAACCGGGCCCCGGGGAGCGGCGCGCCCGCACCGTGCGCTTCGAGCGCGCCGCCGAGTTCCTGGCGGCCTGCGCGGGCGGCGATCTGGACGAGGCGCGCCTGATGCTGCGCGCGGCCGACCCCGGACCGGGCGCCGAGCTCGACCCTGCtgccccgccgcccgcccgcgcaGTGCTGGACTCCACCAACGCCGACGGCATCAGCGCCCTGCACCAG GCCTGCATCGACGAGAACCTGGAGGTGGTGCGCTTCCTGGTGGAGCAGGGTGCCACGGTGAACCAGGCAGATAATGAGGGCTGGACACCCCTGCATGTGGCCGCCTCCTGTGGTTACCTGGACATCGCCAG GTACCTACTGAGCCACGGGGCCAACATCGCCGCGGTGAACAGTGATGGGGACCTGCCTCTGGACCTGGCCGAGTCTGATGCCATGGAGGGGCTGCTGAAGGTGGAGATTGCCCGCCGAG GTGTGGATGTTGAAGCAGCCAAACGGGCCGAGGAGGAGTTGCTGCTTCACGACACAAGGTGCTGGCTGAACGGGGGCGCCATGCCAGAGGCCCGGCACCCCCGCACGGGGGCCTCTGCCCTGCACGTGGCCGCCGCCAAGGGCTACATTGAAGTGATGAG GCTGCTGCTTCAGGCCGGCTACGACCCGGAGCTGCGGGATGGGGACGGCTGGACGCCCCTGCACGCCGCAGCCCACTGGGGCGTGGAGGACGCCTGCCGCCTGCTGGCGGAGCACGGCGGGGGCATGGACTCGCTGACGCACGCG gggcAGCGTCCCTGTGATCTAGCGGATGAGGAGGTGCTGAGCCTGCTGGAGGAGCTGGCCCGGAAGCAGGAGGCC CTTCGGAACCAAAAGGAAGCTTCCCAGAGCAGGGGCCAGGAGCCCCAGGGGCCCTCCAGCAGCAAACACCGAAG gAGCTCTGTATGTCGTCTGAGCAGCCGTGAGAAGATCTCCCTCCAGGACTTGTCCAAGGAGCGCCGGCCTGGTGGGGCAGGGGGGGCCCCAATCCGGGACGAGGATGAGGGAGAAGAAGGCCCCTcag AGCCACCCCCTGCAGAATCCAGAACGCTCAACGGGGTCTCCTCCCCGCCACCCTCTAGCCCCAGGAGCCCCATG ACCCCCGACGAGGCCCCCTTCTCCACGCGCTTTGGCCTCCAGAAGACGGGGAGCTCTGGGGCCCTAGGCCCTGCGGAGAGGCGGGGCGCCGAGGGTGCCTCGGGGGCTGGGCTGCAGCGCTCCGCCTCCTCCTCGCGGCTGGAAGGGACCTACACTCAG GCCAGGGAGCCCCGTCTTGCCAGAattacccccaccccctcccggaAGGTGCCGGAGTCCTCTGCCCC GTCTGAGATCTCCAGGCCTCCTCCTCCCTTGGGTAACTCCACTCATGCCTCCAGGATTCCGGAGCCCGAATCCCCAGTGAAGCCAAATGTCCCCGTAGCCTCTGCAGCGCCCCCAGCGGACTCCCGCGACCGCCGGAG GTCCTACCAGATGCCTGTACGGGACGAGGAGTCTGAATCTCAGCGGAAAGCTCGCTCTCGCCTCATGCGCCAGTCTCGGAGGTCCACGCAG GGTGTGACTCTGACAGACCTTAAAGAAGCAGAGAAGGCTGCAGGAAAGGCCCCGGAGCCAGAGAAGTCGTGCCTGCAAAGCCTG GACCCTTCCCGGCGACCCCGAGTCCCCGGGGTCGAGAACTCTGATGGCCCTGCCCAGAGAG aggCGCCTGACGGCCAAGGGCAAGGACCACAGGCCGCCGAGGAGCACCGCAGAGTCAGCAAGGAGTGGCGGGGACCTGCCGAG GGGGAGGAGGCGGAGCCGGCGCCTGCAGACCGCAGCCCAGGATCCAG CACTCCCGAGGGCGGCCCCTCTTCCCGCAGGCAGCGGGACCTCAACCCAGAACCAGAGCCAGAATCAGAAGAGCCTGATGGAGGCTTCAGGAAG CTGTATGCAGAGCTGCGCAGTGAGAACGAACGACTTCGCGAGGCCCTGACCGAGACCACACTGCAGCTGGCGCAGCTCAAGGTGGAGCTGGAGCGTGCCACGCAGGTGAGGACGCCGCGGCCCTGGAGGTGGTGGGAATTGGCCGGCGTGCCAGTGCTGGCTCCGGATCCCTGGGAG AGGCAGGAGCGATTTGCAGAGAGGCCCGCCCTTCTGGAGCTGGAGAGATTC GAGCGCAGGGCCCTGGAGCGGAAGGCagcggagctggaggaggagctgaAG GCCCTGTCCGACCTCCGGGCTGACAACCAGCGACTCAAGGATGAGAACGCAGCCCTGATTCGCGTCATCAGCAAACTCTCCAAGTGA
- the PPP1R12C gene encoding protein phosphatase 1 regulatory subunit 12C isoform X6, whose amino-acid sequence MSGEDGPGAGSGAAAAAARERRREQLRQWGARAGAEPGPGERRARTVRFERAAEFLAACAGGDLDEARLMLRAADPGPGAELDPAAPPPARAVLDSTNADGISALHQACIDENLEVVRFLVEQGATVNQADNEGWTPLHVAASCGYLDIARYLLSHGANIAAVNSDGDLPLDLAESDAMEGLLKVEIARRGVDVEAAKRAEEELLLHDTRCWLNGGAMPEARHPRTGASALHVAAAKGYIEVMRLLLQAGYDPELRDGDGWTPLHAAAHWGVEDACRLLAEHGGGMDSLTHAGQRPCDLADEEVLSLLEELARKQEALRNQKEASQSRGQEPQGPSSSKHRRSSVCRLSSREKISLQDLSKERRPGGAGGAPIRDEDEGEEGPSEPPPAESRTLNGVSSPPPSSPRSPMTPDEAPFSTRFGLQKTGSSGALGPAERRGAEGASGAGLQRSASSSRLEGTYTQAREPRLARITPTPSRKVPESSAPSEISRPPPPLGNSTHASRIPEPESPVKPNVPVASAAPPADSRDRRRSYQMPVRDEESESQRKARSRLMRQSRRSTQGVTLTDLKEAEKAAGKAPEPEKSCLQSLDPSRRPRVPGVENSDGPAQREAPDGQGQGPQAAEEHRRVSKEWRGPAEGEEAEPAPADRSPGSSTPEGGPSSRRQRDLNPEPEPESEEPDGGFRKLYAELRSENERLREALTETTLQLAQLKVELERATQRQERFAERPALLELERFERRALERKAAELEEELKALSDLRADNQRLKDENAALIRVISKLSK is encoded by the exons ATGTCGGGCGAGGATGGCCCGGGGGCGGGCTccggggcggcggcggcagcggcccgCGAGCGGCGGCGGGAGCAGCTGCGGCAGTGGGGGGCGCGGGCGGGCGCCGAACCGGGCCCCGGGGAGCGGCGCGCCCGCACCGTGCGCTTCGAGCGCGCCGCCGAGTTCCTGGCGGCCTGCGCGGGCGGCGATCTGGACGAGGCGCGCCTGATGCTGCGCGCGGCCGACCCCGGACCGGGCGCCGAGCTCGACCCTGCtgccccgccgcccgcccgcgcaGTGCTGGACTCCACCAACGCCGACGGCATCAGCGCCCTGCACCAG GCCTGCATCGACGAGAACCTGGAGGTGGTGCGCTTCCTGGTGGAGCAGGGTGCCACGGTGAACCAGGCAGATAATGAGGGCTGGACACCCCTGCATGTGGCCGCCTCCTGTGGTTACCTGGACATCGCCAG GTACCTACTGAGCCACGGGGCCAACATCGCCGCGGTGAACAGTGATGGGGACCTGCCTCTGGACCTGGCCGAGTCTGATGCCATGGAGGGGCTGCTGAAGGTGGAGATTGCCCGCCGAG GTGTGGATGTTGAAGCAGCCAAACGGGCCGAGGAGGAGTTGCTGCTTCACGACACAAGGTGCTGGCTGAACGGGGGCGCCATGCCAGAGGCCCGGCACCCCCGCACGGGGGCCTCTGCCCTGCACGTGGCCGCCGCCAAGGGCTACATTGAAGTGATGAG GCTGCTGCTTCAGGCCGGCTACGACCCGGAGCTGCGGGATGGGGACGGCTGGACGCCCCTGCACGCCGCAGCCCACTGGGGCGTGGAGGACGCCTGCCGCCTGCTGGCGGAGCACGGCGGGGGCATGGACTCGCTGACGCACGCG gggcAGCGTCCCTGTGATCTAGCGGATGAGGAGGTGCTGAGCCTGCTGGAGGAGCTGGCCCGGAAGCAGGAGGCC CTTCGGAACCAAAAGGAAGCTTCCCAGAGCAGGGGCCAGGAGCCCCAGGGGCCCTCCAGCAGCAAACACCGAAG gAGCTCTGTATGTCGTCTGAGCAGCCGTGAGAAGATCTCCCTCCAGGACTTGTCCAAGGAGCGCCGGCCTGGTGGGGCAGGGGGGGCCCCAATCCGGGACGAGGATGAGGGAGAAGAAGGCCCCTcag AGCCACCCCCTGCAGAATCCAGAACGCTCAACGGGGTCTCCTCCCCGCCACCCTCTAGCCCCAGGAGCCCCATG ACCCCCGACGAGGCCCCCTTCTCCACGCGCTTTGGCCTCCAGAAGACGGGGAGCTCTGGGGCCCTAGGCCCTGCGGAGAGGCGGGGCGCCGAGGGTGCCTCGGGGGCTGGGCTGCAGCGCTCCGCCTCCTCCTCGCGGCTGGAAGGGACCTACACTCAG GCCAGGGAGCCCCGTCTTGCCAGAattacccccaccccctcccggaAGGTGCCGGAGTCCTCTGCCCC GTCTGAGATCTCCAGGCCTCCTCCTCCCTTGGGTAACTCCACTCATGCCTCCAGGATTCCGGAGCCCGAATCCCCAGTGAAGCCAAATGTCCCCGTAGCCTCTGCAGCGCCCCCAGCGGACTCCCGCGACCGCCGGAG GTCCTACCAGATGCCTGTACGGGACGAGGAGTCTGAATCTCAGCGGAAAGCTCGCTCTCGCCTCATGCGCCAGTCTCGGAGGTCCACGCAG GGTGTGACTCTGACAGACCTTAAAGAAGCAGAGAAGGCTGCAGGAAAGGCCCCGGAGCCAGAGAAGTCGTGCCTGCAAAGCCTG GACCCTTCCCGGCGACCCCGAGTCCCCGGGGTCGAGAACTCTGATGGCCCTGCCCAGAGAG aggCGCCTGACGGCCAAGGGCAAGGACCACAGGCCGCCGAGGAGCACCGCAGAGTCAGCAAGGAGTGGCGGGGACCTGCCGAG GGGGAGGAGGCGGAGCCGGCGCCTGCAGACCGCAGCCCAGGATCCAG CACTCCCGAGGGCGGCCCCTCTTCCCGCAGGCAGCGGGACCTCAACCCAGAACCAGAGCCAGAATCAGAAGAGCCTGATGGAGGCTTCAGGAAG CTGTATGCAGAGCTGCGCAGTGAGAACGAACGACTTCGCGAGGCCCTGACCGAGACCACACTGCAGCTGGCGCAGCTCAAGGTGGAGCTGGAGCGTGCCACGCAG AGGCAGGAGCGATTTGCAGAGAGGCCCGCCCTTCTGGAGCTGGAGAGATTC GAGCGCAGGGCCCTGGAGCGGAAGGCagcggagctggaggaggagctgaAG GCCCTGTCCGACCTCCGGGCTGACAACCAGCGACTCAAGGATGAGAACGCAGCCCTGATTCGCGTCATCAGCAAACTCTCCAAGTGA